The Phragmites australis chromosome 1, lpPhrAust1.1, whole genome shotgun sequence genomic interval CGAGATGACTACCTGTTTAGAGAGCTTGTGAACATATGGTCAAACTATTGCATCATGGTTAGTTGTGTAAGTGGCTTCTTCAGCTATTTGGACCGCTGCTTTCTGGCGCATAGCAAACTACCTTCGCTCAGTGATGCTGCTGCTACTTCTTTTTTCAGTCCAGTAAGTATTGTGCAAGTAAAACTTATGCTTCCACAGGTGCTTTTAGGATGAGCTGCTTACCCACTTGTGTATCTGCAACTTGTTATGACCATTGCCCTTTTGCTAGGTCTTTTCCTTCAAGGATGAAGTAACAGATGCTCTACTTACTCTGGTATTTCTTAGATAGCTGTATTTATTTCGTTTTTAAATGTGTTCCTTCTGTACATAACAATCCAATTGATCCCAGATTCGCCGGGAGCGTGATGGAAGTAAGGTCGATATGGGCCTTTTGATGAATGTTATGCGTGGCATATGTCGTTCTGAAGTCCACACCTTCATGAAAAATGCTGTGCTTCAAGATACATATGCTTACTACTCTGAGAAAAGTTCCGAATGGATTATGCACTATGCTCTGCCAGATTACCTTGCCAAGGTCAATACTTTTATAGTAATTAATGAGCCAACGGTGCCTCGTTTCGTGGTTTCTCAACACTGTTGATATATGTTGTCTATAGGTTCAGGAAAGTATGGAGAAGGAAACCATGAGACTGACACAACTGTGTATTACAGAGGGAGATATCTCAGAGCTCTGTTTGCAGGTTCTTGTTTTACCTTGTCTTTGTCAGGAAATGTTATTTTTGCAGTATTTGTACTGCATTTTGCTTTAGTACTTAGTAGTAGCATAGGGTTGGTAATGTTTATCCCATATTATCTATGGGCATGTTTGGTTCCCTTGCCCAACCTTGCCTACCATTGCTTTTGAGCAAGaaaaattgaatttgaatttgagcaaGGGTAGGCAATGGAATCAAATATGCCTTATGTTCCTTGTTCATTTCCCAATTATGTGCTCTGCATTGTGTTACTTCCAGAATTTCGAAATGAAAATCTGCACTTGTTTGCGTTGTAATGGAAGCAAAATCT includes:
- the LOC133928336 gene encoding cullin-1-like, whose protein sequence is MNGHLNFEDGWRVLEQGIVKCSKILEGFTSTRPTVDEYMNCYDCVYRMAVQKNQYCQEMYNGYKMTLEKCVRAMVLPHLMHKRDDYLFRELVNIWSNYCIMVSCVSGFFSYLDRCFLAHSKLPSLSDAAATSFFSPVFSFKDEVTDALLTLIRRERDGSKVDMGLLMNVMRGICRSEVHTFMKNAVLQDTYAYYSEKSSEWIMHYALPDYLAKVQESMEKETMRLTQLCITEGDISELCLQVVSAPLMRTYDRYAREKHIGGQLLLQTYKTVEEELLARCSSLTIDGCSANSSFS